GCGaagtagtttggcgctcgaacgcagtgagaacgccaatagtccgaggctgaaatggtGCCTTTCTTCTGAGGTAAACACTcaacttttcatttcgaatacgaggaaagtaaaatacttacatgtgtttttttaaacgtGACAATTTACCCAAAAGTTTcattatttatggaatggggggTTGAATATcagaatttaaattgtataaaaaatctatttcaattgcttatcgtacaaaacatttaaaaaatcgtacttggatcgtaaaatgctctagtacagaaacgtatcattttctgcacacgttttagaacaacaattccctctttcagagcatgagaaatgaaaaataaattgcgTGGTGAGTGCGGCTTTTACCTAGCAGCGAACGTATTTCTACATacatgatgaattgatgatgaCAAAGAGTGTTCGGTTAGGCGACGATGATAGCAAGATAATAGTCTCTTATACCATTAATTACTAGATGAAAAATTAATGAGAAAACTCTCATTATTACCCCATTAATTGTACTAATAATTAACCGTTTTAAAGTCAACACATGGATATCGCTCAAACGTTTGTAGACTCTTGAGCAAATGATGTTGCTAAAAAGTTGTGTCGTCGTAATATTCATTTCAACAtttagaaatttattattatgtgACGCTGAAGAAATTAAGGTGGAAAACACTACCGTCACAAGTGGTACTGGAAATCATACAAAGaaatttttgttaaaaatgcctttgaaagtaagtacctacttataaaatgtTTGGGGTCCGTGCTCTATTaaattttttacataaatattcTAAAGAAAACTTTTGGTTTTAAAGGATTATCGAAATGCGACAAAAAATGAAGTAAAAAAGGTAAAACTCAAAGATGGAAGATCTGCGACTGAACATGACTTCGGAAGCATGGACGGATACTTGCTAAAGATGATTAGACTTTCCTCAGAACTTCCAACTAAGAAGTGCCCGGTCTTACTGGTCCACGGTATGTTTCAGTCTTCTGACAGATTTCTCAATCAAGACAAGAGTCAGTCTCTAGGTGAGTTGTCAATCTTTATTAATAGGTACTTCCGTgaaagaaatattaaaataaaataaaagtataaacaaaataattaaactaaacattcaaattaaaactaaaactaaactctaacaactatataggtacacatatttacaaaatgtgtgtacattaattaacaaaaaaagaaattaaaaatatggCCTCTTGGTGttcacaaaaatatataatttgatGCTTAGTAAAGGTCCAATATTTTCTAAATACATCTAAACTTAGTGACTCTGTGAGGTGTACCACACCAGCATAACTTCAtagaacctgctcacaaaatttcacgagattcaattgagaattgcgacctgtagaggagaacttTCGAAGATACGGAATCATTTTTGCCCAAGTTGAAACAGAGACCTTCGCAAACGATTTTTTCTGTAGACGTTCATACTACAATGTAACAAATTTCTTTCAGCCTATACACTTGATGGTCTAGGATACGATGTGTGGTTATTTAACGCACGCGGCAATAAATATTGCCAAACTCACGCCACTTATGCACCGCATGCGCATAAATCCGAATTTAACAATTATTCTTATGAAGAAATCGGCTGTTTCGACCTTGCTGCTGCTGTGGATTATATTCTTAAATTGACCACGTTTAAGAAGATACATTATATTGGCCATTCGTTGGGAGGAACTTTCTTTTTGGTTCTGAATTCCTTGGTGACCGACTACAATGAAAAATTTGACAGGGCGTTTTTAATGGCTCCACTCGGGTATCACACAACAATTACTAACACGAATCTCCAGAAAGACTTGGACGATCCTACGTCGTTACATGTAAGTCATTAAAATTTGCAAGATGCCTAATCTGAAATTAAAGTAAAGTAATATTTTATCTACATAGGTAGCGCTGTTGAAGCCTCTAGATATAGAGGAAACATCTAGATGTTTGCTCTTTTCCCAGAGGACCCCGAGTTTAACAGACACTATTGAAATTAAGCACCTAAGCGCATTTTTTACAGGAAGCACTAATAAAAGTAGACACGTATGAAATATTCCCATATGAAGCTTACGGACCAATCGAGGATATGGTCCCTGATAACTGCCTCGGAGGAAAAACATGGGAAAACATTTGTAACGAATTAAACATTCAGAAAATCATGGTAAGACCTCTTCAGCATTTGACATCGTCATGGTGGTTGGGTGACTGAGCGGGCCGGTAAACTAAGACTACGACTGATACCCTAGAAGAGAatctatttgttttttttttttaagaagtaGCAAAAGAACTGTTAGCTTTATTTATCCGTGCCATCCTTCTCAACTTACCTTAGTAGCTCAATTTCTGCtgatattatttaattacatcTACAGGGCATAAAATCAAACAACAATACAATAGCTGAGACGAGAGGTGGTTCTACCAAGATATTAATTCATTGGGCACAAAATATCAAGAATAAAAAATTTCATCGCTGGGATTTTGGGGAATCAAAAAATGTAGAAGAGTACGATAGTAAAGATCCTCCAGAATATCCGTTAAAGGCTATCACTGTTAGAACTAAAATTATCTACTCGTCGGACGACGACATGGTGAAAGACACGGATGTACAAACGTTGGCTAAGCTAATGAAGAATGCCACATGCAGGAAAGTGAAAAGGGCCAATTTTAAACACGATGATTTTATTGATGGTGAATATGTCATGGAAGATGTCTATAATGGCATTATAAAAGATTTAGAGTAAGTTTCCTGGGAAGTTTCTTTTGAAATATTGTACAGTAAATGTGCAATTTAAGGTTTAGAATCGATCCCTGGATTTAAAACCTCTATGATCATATCAATAACCAGCAAACTTAGCAAGGTTTATTAATTATGATAAGAATAAACCTTATCGCTAAGATACAGTCAAGTAAAGCAGCTGTCTTTCAATTACTACAATACCTATACTAGATCATGTTTACAATAcgtaataatatttgtttgtaatattttgtgtACTAATACAATCTAATACATACACTttaaaatttaacttgcaagatttgattacacacacagacagacagacaacggtcaggtgaaactaaataaaagcttgtaaaaagtagAAAATTAGCACTCGAAAATATTACTACTACCCGTGCTTTGAATGACGATAACTGgatttgaaaaatatatatatttacccATGTTTACAGGTACCCAAAGCCTCTTGTTCCACGGGCTAATGAGGTTAACACAAAAGAAACGGAAAGCAAAGCGAGTTTACCTGATATTCCTTGGTCGGCGCTACTCTCTTTGGTCGGGATCTTACTATTCATGTTCATAAGCTTAATAAGTTGTTGTTGTAAGAAGAAAGATACCAATGGAGCTTGTGCTACTGAAGCAGGCCAACAAGCGAacgcataaaatataatacacaAAACTTTCCTTTGAAGTTATCAACTTCTATTGTTTTCTACTTGCTTGGTTTGCATATCTTTAAtccaatttaaaattaacacgTTTGCTGCGTCAGAGTCAAATCTGTGCTTACTACCAATGTTAGGTATACAAGTTATGACTTCTACTATGATTACGACCTACATTTTCCCGTATCATGTTTCGCCTTTCGAGATTCCTAAAGACTtgtatatacaaatatattgcgttgaaaaaataatcattctGCTCAAAATACTATATCTAAGTGTGTATAGGTACCGCTGCCGCGTGTCGTCGCCTATTAATATTCTAAAAGTAATATTATAGACGTTtttcaaaattattaattttacggAAACACATTTCTCTTGCCATACATAACAATGATGAGGATGAATCTAACGATGTATACTTGTGAAATATAGATAAAAACTTTTTTGAAGATGCTGTCAACTCTACGTATGATACTACTGCTAGTAGTAGTACTATGAACAGTTTCCTGCCGATCTGAAAAATGAACCGTGTGATGAAGCATTTATTTAAGCGCAAATTGAGAAACTAACTATTTGTTGGATAACCCTCTGTACTCTGTAAACGAGTACATGGAATTGATtttgttatgtaattttattaattaattaattatatcttatcaaactgcactcgggacttaatcgagtatttaagttttaaaatttacctccgacgtgtcgaggacggcgttgtccccgtggtctcggagaagactggctctagttgacatcaacatcttctagccgcgcgaaatacgcgattaagacgaaacgggagctgagctaaaagtcaattttgagatttcaagctgaatatacccgtcgctctgacggggcgtgagagactgtatttgtgtgtgtaatgcacgcacacagatgcgtacgcttgcacccgcgcgcgcctcattgccgacaatttgcaatgttatttttcgtgcgttactgccacgaggcgttcacttattacttactgtgttgcgattgaattttttgacccggcttacgtttacggaactcgataatctttctactactgtgacttggctttgtttacttgactttgctgatcagcttattgttttggactccgtgagttgtggttacctattggaccgcacgcaattcatctacctttattcaagtaattaagcgtaattagccgaaacctttataagagtgtaattcataagaagtacataagatataatttatgtactggtttgctgttagcttttaattgtatcactttacatatatgttactcaaataactaacacggttacactgttgtaagaacattatttttcaggtaggccttattatacctactataggccttattacctcctagtaccttagtagtagtagtactactacggaaattgattcaaagactcaagactgacttaagtggcagtagggtgtagggttttttctaggcttaatgagttcgctgaagcttattttttatacttagcgcacagaaccactagtttaacagtatcagctctaaccacatgtcaccattttgtcctttacgtaacaaactcaggggcccagaatatccgatgtacctatcaaatcaaggttctgtaccaaataaggcccggttattatagttcgttattttttagcattagaaagaaggtaaacaatcatgacgtgtctttttattaataattattgaaaaacgctttcaaaaattagtttatattacttatgaaagcaaaagaatataaaaaagtatatgattaatacatacatacatacatacatacaatcacgcctatttcccggaggggtaggcagagaccacggatttccacttgctacgatcctgacataccactttcgcttccttcacattcataacattcctcatacacgctcgccggtttagggtgctcttgctcattaatatgattaatatgatttataattctaacatatttgctatgacttatttttcaatggtaatttttaataagacatgtcaaaatctgttaccttaatgcaaaaaaaacgaactttaagcgtgctaactttcaaaatttcattttttataagatagtataagtagatgggcaaaaattttgcgtccatgtccaccagtgagtaagtgattgagatactgatacatttaactttataatgtaaaatgatataatttactaacctactcgtttaatttcaggtaggttgaataaggaaccaagtaaccatggggaggagcagtatttactaacattttctttttgggtcttcagagtgtatcgtttccttttttttgcacatattacacttaaatatatattctctgtgtaaacccttacgtctttcaatgacaaaggcaagatcagcaaatgtacaatttgtatgatcgtgcctgatatttaagatcacagaaaataaatattttaaatccactattctgcgaccttctaaaattttgttttatcatgattcatgatcaaaaagctcggattcaatagtcatatcaaacgtcgattatgcagttgatgatgagcttgcattttctaccattggtgctgcaaatgcatcaaccggtggcgataaactttgccctcttgtaaaacaaattactattgtgattgtgtccagcaaaaggccaaaattcggtttactttcctgtttaaaatattactaatttattcatatttcagattaggtacataggtaactgtctgaatgttacaatgccagctggcaaattctatcacatttgtttgtttggtagtcatggtaacattcacttacattgatatccttattaagatctgtatcttattatccagaccttaaaatattgccaccgttgccctttaaaaaaatactgtttaaataattgggttctcaaacaatgcttctatagtataaataatgactacacaaaaatgggtagtattgtatataatgcacgaaataaggcccgattcttaagcgggtttaaattttgaggccatgtccgctaatactatagacaaaatatcaagtttaataaacacaaaaaaaaaaacattgatgggccttattttataatttaggccttactttgtaatttaaagtagagttaggccaagaaaaatctatagcgattttgatagaacacgcagtgcaagtattatttcaaacgtcgcttctatgaaattatgacatataaataacacttgcactgcgtgtgctattaaaATTGCTGTagccttttcttggtctgactctaaaatattctttattacaccacaaacataaaaacaaatttaaaaaaaaccggcgaagtgcaagtcggactcgcacacgaagggttccgtaccattatttataaaaacggtcacccatccaagtactgaccccgcccgacgttgcttaacttcggtcaaaaatcacgtttgttgtatgggaggccccactaaaatttttattttatcctgtttttagtatttgttgttatagcggcaacagaaataaatcatctgtgaaaatttcaactgtctagctatcacggttcgtgagatactgcctggtgacagacggacggacggacagcggaatcttagtaatagggtcccgtgttttatcctttgggtacggaaccctaaaaccgatttacaatgtagataaaggtagcaacaggcggtcttatcgctgttagttcttattcttcgtttgtttagca
This genomic interval from Cydia splendana chromosome 4, ilCydSple1.2, whole genome shotgun sequence contains the following:
- the LOC134789539 gene encoding lipase 3-like, giving the protein MMLLKSCVVVIFISTFRNLLLCDAEEIKVENTTVTSGTGNHTKKFLLKMPLKDYRNATKNEVKKVKLKDGRSATEHDFGSMDGYLLKMIRLSSELPTKKCPVLLVHGMFQSSDRFLNQDKSQSLAYTLDGLGYDVWLFNARGNKYCQTHATYAPHAHKSEFNNYSYEEIGCFDLAAAVDYILKLTTFKKIHYIGHSLGGTFFLVLNSLVTDYNEKFDRAFLMAPLGYHTTITNTNLQKDLDDPTSLHEALIKVDTYEIFPYEAYGPIEDMVPDNCLGGKTWENICNELNIQKIMGIKSNNNTIAETRGGSTKILIHWAQNIKNKKFHRWDFGESKNVEEYDSKDPPEYPLKAITVRTKIIYSSDDDMVKDTDVQTLAKLMKNATCRKVKRANFKHDDFIDGEYVMEDVYNGIIKDLEYPKPLVPRANEVNTKETESKASLPDIPWSALLSLVGILLFMFISLISCCCKKKDTNGACATEAGQQANA